A section of the Candidatus Methanomethylicota archaeon genome encodes:
- the tadA gene encoding Flp pilus assembly complex ATPase component TadA produces MIEDTGEIDPPPGSSWTRYTTFELGNVKVDLFDLAKAALRASATKLIVVGEVRGTEAKVLVQAMLTGLGGLCTWHGGSAREVIVRFSSPPIELAPS; encoded by the coding sequence ATAATTGAGGATACTGGCGAGATTGACCCACCTCCAGGTAGCTCGTGGACAAGGTACACCACGTTCGAGCTAGGCAATGTAAAGGTAGACTTATTTGACCTAGCTAAAGCTGCTCTAAGAGCGTCTGCAACGAAGCTCATCGTCGTTGGAGAGGTTAGGGGTACAGAAGCAAAGGTTCTTGTACAAGCAATGCTAACAGGCTTAGGCGGTCTTTGCACGTGGCACGGCGGCAGTGCTCGGGAAGTGATCGTGAGATTCTCATCACCACCAATAGAGCTTGCACCTAGCTAG